The following are from one region of the Gammaproteobacteria bacterium genome:
- a CDS encoding TorF family putative porin — protein MKTLNTFLVAVLTAGVGLAHAEDSPHSVSANVAIVTDYVFRGISQTNEDPAIQGGFDYGFDFSEPAAFYAGVWASNVEFNENAAALIPVNEATIEIDFYGGFNGQIMGADWDVGGLYYFYPSSPGTLSFDYGEAYGSLGYAFGPVDAKAGLNYSPDYYGAAGDATWLYGELATSALPAGFGLSFQLARQWIQKNLTFGTPDYNTWSVGISQSPGHFWEKLSFMTLELKYIDTDLSSTECFGGGSICDGRIVFMVSGSI, from the coding sequence ATGAAAACCTTAAATACATTTCTCGTTGCGGTCCTCACCGCGGGTGTGGGGCTCGCTCATGCGGAGGACTCACCCCATAGCGTTAGCGCAAACGTCGCCATCGTAACGGACTATGTCTTCCGAGGCATTTCCCAGACCAATGAAGATCCCGCCATTCAGGGCGGCTTTGACTATGGCTTCGATTTTTCCGAGCCGGCCGCATTTTATGCCGGGGTGTGGGCCTCCAATGTGGAATTCAATGAAAACGCGGCTGCACTGATACCGGTGAACGAAGCGACCATCGAGATCGACTTCTACGGCGGCTTTAATGGTCAAATCATGGGCGCTGACTGGGATGTCGGCGGCCTCTACTACTTCTATCCCAGCAGCCCAGGTACCCTCAGCTTCGATTACGGCGAAGCGTATGGTTCTCTCGGCTACGCCTTTGGGCCCGTCGACGCCAAGGCAGGCCTCAACTACAGCCCGGACTACTACGGGGCGGCTGGTGATGCCACCTGGCTCTACGGCGAGCTAGCGACATCGGCCCTGCCAGCGGGCTTCGGTCTCAGCTTTCAGCTTGCTCGGCAGTGGATTCAGAAAAATCTGACATTTGGTACGCCCGATTACAACACATGGAGCGTCGGGATATCGCAAAGCCCTGGGCACTTTTGGGAAAAGCTCAGTTTCATGACCTTAGAGCTGAAGTACATCGATACGGACTTAAGTAGCACCGAGTGCTTTGGCGGCGGCAGCATCTGTGATGGCAGGATCGTTTTCATGGTCTCTGGGAGTATTTGA
- a CDS encoding accessory factor UbiK family protein, which translates to MSNTWRLDEITKSIIEALPADTRQITRDLKKNLRAALSASLARLDLVTREEFDVQAALLARTRERLEEMERRVGELKEAKGKGSNRASSKSKGRNKKR; encoded by the coding sequence ATGTCCAATACTTGGCGGCTTGACGAAATCACGAAGTCCATCATCGAAGCCTTGCCGGCAGACACCCGGCAAATCACGCGCGACTTAAAGAAGAATCTCCGCGCTGCACTCAGCGCGTCTCTTGCCCGCCTCGATCTGGTCACGCGAGAGGAATTTGATGTGCAGGCGGCCCTTCTGGCACGGACCCGGGAACGCCTTGAGGAAATGGAGCGGCGTGTTGGGGAGCTTAAAGAGGCAAAGGGGAAAGGGAGCAATAGAGCCAGCTCAAAGTCGAAAGGCCGCAACAAGAAGCGCTAA
- a CDS encoding YifB family Mg chelatase-like AAA ATPase, which translates to MSLAIIYSRAQVGIHAPLVTVEVHLSSGLPGLSIVGLPEAAVKESKDRVRSALINNRFDFPLRRITINLAPADLPKEGGRFDLPIALGILAASGQIPVTPLANYEFVGELALTGELRLIRGVLPVALAARGARRSLIVPEENADEAALVAGATVLPSKHLLEVCAHLSNHTEIPAHTSTFKVPQPHNTDDLSDVRAQHHAKRALEIAAAGGHNLLMIGPPGTGKTMLASRLSGILPPMTEDQALSAAAVASVSTLGFNMAQWKQRPFRSPHHTASGVALVGGGSHPGPGEISLAHNGVLFLDELPEFDRRVLEVLRQPMESGHITISRAAHQADFPARFQLIASMNPCPCGYLGDRSGRCHCTIDQVQRYRSRISGPLLDRIDMHIEVPSVAREVLLDQNRSRSDTSRAVQARVQSAYQRQLDRAGKSNGQLNNREVERFCRLSKSDLNLLESAIERLGLSARAMHRILKVARTVADLSGNDTIETPHLSEAISYRRLERLELQTA; encoded by the coding sequence ATGTCCCTAGCCATCATCTACAGCCGGGCTCAAGTGGGGATCCATGCCCCGCTTGTAACCGTTGAGGTTCACCTTTCGAGCGGGCTCCCGGGTCTCTCCATCGTAGGCCTACCCGAGGCTGCGGTTAAGGAAAGCAAGGACCGCGTACGCAGCGCTTTGATCAATAACCGGTTCGATTTTCCATTACGACGCATTACCATCAATCTCGCGCCGGCAGATCTTCCTAAGGAAGGCGGTCGTTTTGATCTGCCCATTGCCCTCGGCATCCTTGCTGCGTCCGGCCAGATCCCAGTAACACCCCTCGCCAATTACGAATTCGTCGGTGAACTGGCACTGACTGGCGAGTTGCGTCTTATTCGCGGGGTATTACCGGTGGCACTGGCTGCGCGCGGCGCACGACGCAGCCTCATTGTTCCAGAAGAAAATGCCGACGAAGCAGCGCTGGTTGCGGGCGCAACCGTATTGCCGAGCAAGCACCTCCTTGAGGTCTGCGCCCATCTGAGCAATCACACTGAAATCCCCGCGCACACGAGTACGTTCAAGGTCCCGCAACCTCACAATACCGACGACCTGTCAGATGTGCGGGCTCAGCACCACGCGAAACGCGCGCTTGAGATCGCCGCGGCCGGGGGGCACAACCTTTTGATGATCGGGCCGCCTGGGACCGGCAAGACAATGCTAGCCAGTCGCCTATCTGGGATCTTGCCACCCATGACCGAAGACCAAGCATTGAGCGCCGCCGCAGTGGCCTCTGTCAGTACGCTCGGCTTCAACATGGCGCAGTGGAAACAACGCCCCTTTCGTTCACCCCACCATACGGCATCCGGGGTGGCGCTGGTCGGCGGCGGCAGCCATCCGGGCCCTGGAGAGATCTCCCTGGCCCATAACGGTGTACTGTTTCTAGATGAGCTCCCGGAATTTGATCGACGCGTCTTGGAAGTGCTCCGGCAGCCGATGGAGTCTGGGCACATCACCATATCCCGCGCCGCCCATCAGGCGGACTTCCCAGCGCGCTTCCAGCTGATTGCTTCCATGAATCCTTGCCCTTGCGGCTACCTTGGCGATCGCAGCGGCCGGTGCCACTGTACTATTGACCAAGTGCAACGGTACCGGAGCAGGATATCGGGGCCGCTGCTTGACCGCATCGATATGCACATCGAGGTCCCCAGCGTAGCACGTGAGGTTTTATTGGATCAAAACAGGTCAAGGAGCGACACCAGTCGCGCAGTACAAGCACGTGTGCAATCGGCTTATCAGCGCCAGCTCGATCGCGCTGGTAAGTCGAACGGGCAACTCAACAATCGTGAAGTTGAGCGATTCTGTCGCTTGAGCAAGTCTGATTTAAACTTGCTGGAATCCGCCATCGAGCGGTTAGGCCTCTCGGCACGCGCCATGCACCGGATCCTGAAAGTTGCTCGAACCGTCGCGGACCTTTCCGGCAACGATACTATTGAAACACCTCATCTTAGCGAAGCGATTTCATATCGGCGCCTGGAACGGTTGGAGTTGCAGACTGCATAG
- the apaG gene encoding Co2+/Mg2+ efflux protein ApaG produces the protein MAEQPVYKISVEVESAYVEDQSVPELNRYVFAYTITIKNMGNIPAKLLTRHWIITDANEKVQEVRGEGVVGEQPYLRPSEAYRYTSAAMLETPVGCMQGTYQMLADDGVEFDAEIPAFSLSTPTSLH, from the coding sequence ATGGCAGAACAACCGGTATATAAGATTTCCGTCGAGGTGGAAAGCGCCTACGTTGAAGACCAGTCTGTACCGGAGCTTAACCGTTATGTATTCGCATACACGATTACCATAAAAAATATGGGCAACATCCCCGCCAAGTTGTTAACGCGCCACTGGATCATTACCGATGCAAACGAGAAGGTCCAAGAGGTTCGCGGTGAAGGAGTAGTTGGCGAGCAGCCCTATTTGCGACCGAGTGAGGCTTACCGTTATACAAGTGCAGCCATGTTAGAAACGCCGGTCGGTTGCATGCAAGGAACGTATCAAATGCTTGCCGATGATGGTGTGGAATTTGACGCAGAGATCCCCGCCTTCAGCCTATCGACTCCAACGTCACTTCACTAG
- a CDS encoding symmetrical bis(5'-nucleosyl)-tetraphosphatase gives MATYAVGDIQGCYSEFLTLLDRIQFAPATDRLWLTGDLVNRGPQSLEVLRFVKDLGESATTVLGNHDLHLLSVAHAHNNKVRSNPTLDGVLAAPDSQALLDWLRHLPLIHHDALLGFTLIHAGLPPQWDLTLARQCAVEVTSALRGADYPVYLDNMYGNQPDCWSEELSGWDRLRFITNCFTRLRFCDKVGRLALEEKGPPVDGTSALIPWFEITGRRSQDLQIIFGHWSTLHLADKHYESQGVHPLDTGCVWGGQLTAVRLDDLQYFSVPCKARAQTSD, from the coding sequence ATGGCAACCTACGCCGTTGGCGATATACAAGGTTGTTACAGCGAATTTCTGACGCTCCTTGATCGCATCCAATTTGCTCCGGCGACTGACCGGCTCTGGCTTACCGGCGATCTCGTTAACCGCGGGCCACAATCGCTGGAGGTGTTACGATTTGTCAAAGATCTTGGAGAAAGCGCCACCACCGTACTGGGAAACCATGATCTTCACCTATTGTCTGTTGCACACGCACATAATAACAAGGTCCGTTCTAACCCGACGCTCGACGGTGTCTTAGCCGCGCCCGACTCACAAGCGCTGCTCGATTGGCTCCGGCACCTGCCGCTCATCCATCACGATGCATTACTCGGTTTCACACTCATCCATGCAGGGCTACCACCCCAATGGGATCTCACCTTAGCTCGGCAATGTGCGGTGGAAGTTACATCCGCATTGAGGGGCGCAGACTACCCAGTCTATTTGGATAATATGTACGGGAATCAGCCCGATTGCTGGTCAGAGGAGCTAAGCGGCTGGGACAGGCTGCGGTTTATCACTAACTGCTTCACCCGTTTGCGCTTTTGCGACAAAGTTGGACGTCTGGCCCTCGAAGAGAAAGGGCCACCAGTGGATGGCACTTCCGCGCTTATTCCCTGGTTCGAGATCACCGGACGTCGCAGCCAGGACCTGCAGATCATCTTCGGACACTGGTCCACCTTGCACTTGGCTGACAAGCATTATGAGTCACAGGGAGTCCATCCGCTTGACACCGGCTGCGTATGGGGCGGGCAATTAACAGCCGTACGATTAGATG